In Sphingobium sp. Z007, one DNA window encodes the following:
- the lipA gene encoding lipoyl synthase — protein sequence MCRTNRGLARASLHRYLGRMNDISPIPMPGQPASPERARKPDWIRVKAPTSPAYHETRKLMRDKGLNTVCEEAACPNIGECWTKKHATVMILGDVCTRACAFCNVKTGMPRKVDVNEPQNLADACAEMGLEHIVITSVDRDDLPDGGASQFVKVIEALRRTTPGTTIEILTPDFRNKHERAVEMIVAARPDVYNHNLETVPRLYPTIRPGARYYASLRLLESVKKLDPSIFTKSGIMLGLGEERLEVHQVMDDMRSADIDFLTMGQYLQPTPKHAKVIDFVTPAAFTAYAGIARAKGFLQVASSPLTRSSYHAGKDFAEMRAAREAKLAKTAAKA from the coding sequence ATGTGCCGGACAAATAGGGGGCTGGCAAGAGCGTCCCTGCATCGCTATCTGGGGCGCATGAACGACATCAGCCCGATCCCCATGCCCGGTCAGCCCGCAAGCCCGGAGCGCGCCCGCAAGCCAGACTGGATTCGCGTCAAGGCGCCGACCAGCCCGGCCTATCATGAAACACGCAAGCTGATGCGTGACAAGGGCCTCAACACCGTGTGCGAGGAAGCGGCCTGCCCCAATATCGGGGAGTGCTGGACCAAGAAGCATGCCACGGTGATGATCCTGGGCGACGTCTGTACCCGCGCCTGCGCCTTCTGCAACGTCAAGACCGGGATGCCGCGCAAGGTCGATGTCAACGAACCGCAAAACCTGGCCGACGCTTGCGCCGAAATGGGGCTGGAACATATCGTCATCACCTCGGTCGACCGCGACGACCTGCCTGATGGCGGCGCGTCGCAATTCGTCAAGGTGATCGAGGCGCTGCGCCGCACGACGCCGGGCACGACGATCGAGATTTTGACGCCCGACTTCCGCAACAAGCATGAGCGCGCGGTCGAGATGATCGTCGCCGCACGGCCGGACGTCTATAACCATAATCTGGAGACGGTCCCGCGCCTCTATCCGACCATCCGCCCCGGCGCGCGTTACTATGCGTCGCTGCGCCTGCTGGAGTCGGTGAAGAAGTTGGACCCGTCGATCTTCACCAAGTCCGGCATCATGCTGGGCCTGGGCGAAGAGCGTCTGGAGGTCCATCAGGTGATGGACGACATGCGGTCGGCCGACATCGACTTTCTGACCATGGGCCAATATCTGCAACCCACGCCCAAGCACGCCAAGGTGATCGACTTCGTGACCCCGGCGGCGTTCACCGCTTATGCTGGCATCGCGCGGGCCAAGGGCTTCCTCCAGGTCGCCTCGTCGCCGCTCACTCGGTCCAGTTACCATGCGGGCAAGGATTTCGCCGAAATGCGCGCCGCGCGTGAAGCGAAACTGGCCAAGACGGCGGCGAAGGCCTGA
- a CDS encoding CinA family protein yields MPDTVLPAELVELAEKVIIANRRTGRTIAVAESCTGGLVSAALTEIAGSSDVFEAGFITYSNDMKAELLKVSHDVLDTFGAVSIATAWAMAQGALKQSHAHVAVAITGIAGPGGGSEQKPVGTVVFARAERGAAADKVVADMRHFENNGRGGVRLQAALCALELLLPDAPAP; encoded by the coding sequence ATGCCCGATACAGTCCTTCCGGCCGAACTGGTCGAACTCGCCGAAAAGGTCATCATCGCCAACCGCCGCACTGGACGCACCATCGCGGTGGCGGAAAGCTGCACCGGCGGGCTGGTGTCGGCGGCGCTCACGGAAATCGCAGGGTCTTCCGACGTGTTCGAGGCCGGTTTTATTACCTATTCCAACGACATGAAGGCTGAACTTCTCAAAGTTTCGCATGATGTGCTGGATACATTCGGCGCCGTGTCGATCGCCACCGCCTGGGCGATGGCGCAAGGCGCGCTCAAGCAAAGCCACGCCCATGTCGCGGTCGCCATTACCGGCATTGCGGGGCCAGGCGGCGGCAGCGAGCAGAAGCCGGTCGGCACCGTGGTGTTCGCCCGCGCCGAACGCGGTGCTGCGGCGGACAAGGTTGTCGCCGACATGCGCCATTTCGAAAATAATGGGCGCGGCGGCGTCCGCCTTCAGGCGGCGTTGTGCGCGCTGGAACTGCTGTTGCCGGACGCGCCCGCCCCGTAA
- the ntrC gene encoding nitrogen regulation protein NR(I) — MGATGTILVVDDDPAICVVVGEALRRQGHRVKTAASIRERSALMESFAPDVLITDVMLPDGDGLDGVAEILATKPDLNVIILSAQNTLNTAIRATEKGAFEYLPKPFDLNELTRAVADALGTRQSAEEPEGDVGLPHDGLPLVGRSPAMQEVYRTIARVLSNDLSILVLGESGTGKELVAEAIHSLGQRRTKPFIAINMAAIPRELIEAELFGYEKGAFTGAHARTAGKFEQAQGGTLFLDEIGDMPMEAQTRLLRVLQSGEVTTVGGSKPVRVNVRIIAATNKDLSLLIEDGRFRQDLYYRLNVVPIALPALRERREDVILLARHFLERAAQEGLPRKSLADDAAQLLMTYHWPGNVRELQNMMQRLSVLSRENVITAEILRHMLPMDAIPADYAAPTDHLAHAVRDWAKRQLGVGLTQPNRALHDDLLAVVEPILLQEVLASVDGNQIRAAGLLGINRNTLRKKLTDYNLDPMQLRLND, encoded by the coding sequence ATGGGCGCGACCGGCACGATCCTGGTGGTCGATGACGATCCCGCCATCTGCGTAGTGGTAGGCGAAGCGCTGCGGCGGCAGGGCCACCGGGTCAAGACCGCGGCCTCCATCCGGGAGCGCAGCGCGCTGATGGAGAGTTTCGCGCCCGATGTGCTGATTACCGACGTCATGCTGCCCGACGGTGACGGGCTGGACGGCGTGGCGGAGATATTGGCGACCAAGCCCGACCTCAACGTCATCATCTTGTCGGCGCAAAACACGCTCAACACCGCGATCCGCGCCACCGAAAAGGGCGCGTTCGAATATCTGCCCAAGCCCTTCGATCTCAACGAACTGACCCGCGCTGTCGCCGATGCGCTCGGCACCCGGCAAAGCGCGGAGGAGCCGGAGGGCGATGTCGGCCTGCCCCATGACGGCCTGCCGCTGGTCGGGCGCTCGCCGGCAATGCAGGAGGTCTATCGTACCATCGCGCGGGTCCTGTCCAACGACCTGTCCATCCTGGTGCTGGGCGAATCCGGGACCGGCAAGGAACTTGTTGCCGAAGCGATCCACAGCCTGGGCCAGCGCCGCACCAAGCCCTTCATCGCGATCAACATGGCGGCGATCCCACGCGAACTGATCGAAGCGGAACTGTTCGGTTATGAAAAGGGCGCCTTCACCGGCGCCCATGCCCGCACCGCCGGCAAGTTCGAACAGGCGCAGGGCGGCACGCTCTTCCTCGATGAAATCGGCGACATGCCGATGGAGGCGCAGACCCGGCTGCTGCGCGTGCTGCAATCGGGCGAGGTGACGACTGTCGGCGGGTCGAAACCAGTGCGAGTCAATGTTCGCATCATCGCGGCGACCAATAAGGATCTGTCGCTGCTGATTGAGGATGGCCGCTTCCGTCAAGATCTCTATTATCGCCTGAACGTCGTGCCGATCGCGCTGCCTGCATTGCGCGAACGGCGCGAGGACGTCATCCTGCTCGCGCGCCATTTCCTGGAACGCGCGGCGCAGGAGGGGTTGCCGCGCAAGTCGCTGGCCGACGATGCCGCCCAATTGTTGATGACCTATCACTGGCCGGGCAATGTGCGCGAATTGCAGAATATGATGCAGCGCCTGTCCGTCCTCAGCCGCGAAAATGTCATCACCGCCGAGATATTGCGCCATATGCTGCCGATGGATGCGATCCCGGCGGATTATGCCGCGCCGACGGATCATCTTGCGCATGCCGTTCGCGACTGGGCCAAACGGCAACTGGGCGTGGGGCTGACGCAGCCCAATCGCGCGCTGCATGACGATCTGCTCGCCGTGGTGGAGCCGATCCTGTTGCAGGAAGTGCTGGCTAGCGTCGATGGCAACCAGATTCGCGCGGCCGGTCTGCTGGGCATCAATCGCAATACGTTGCGTAAGAAATTGACCGATTATAATCTCGACCCGATGCAGTTGCGGCTGAACGATTGA
- a CDS encoding bifunctional 2-C-methyl-D-erythritol 4-phosphate cytidylyltransferase/2-C-methyl-D-erythritol 2,4-cyclodiphosphate synthase: MRRCMISKSKIVALIVAAGQGNRAGGDAPKQYRMIAGKAVLAHAYDALAAHGGIDAIHIVLGEGQEATARALLGERVASFVTGADSRRGSVRAGLEAIAARGGADIVLIHDAARPFLPAAVVDRLLAALESGTGAIPTLPVADTLIRDASGAMGDGVERDGLHRVQTPQAFRFDAIVAAHRAWDAAREATDDAQILKGWGHDVLLVPGDERLEKLTYPLDFARAEAQQATPRSTRVGMGYDVHRLAPNEELWLGGILVPHDWGLAGHSDADVALHAIVDAMLGALAEGDIGSHFPPSDPQWRGASSDRFLAYARDRVAARDGVIEHIDLTIICEAPKIGPHRDAMRARIADILALPLDRVSVKATTTERLGFAGRREGIAAQAVATLSVPALS; the protein is encoded by the coding sequence ATGCGGCGCTGTATGATATCCAAAAGCAAGATCGTCGCGCTAATCGTCGCCGCGGGCCAGGGCAACCGGGCGGGCGGCGACGCACCCAAACAATATCGCATGATCGCGGGCAAGGCCGTACTGGCCCATGCCTATGATGCGCTGGCGGCGCATGGCGGCATCGATGCGATTCATATCGTGCTGGGCGAAGGGCAGGAAGCGACCGCCCGCGCGTTGCTCGGCGAACGGGTCGCATCCTTCGTAACCGGTGCCGACAGCCGGCGTGGATCGGTGCGCGCGGGGCTGGAGGCGATCGCGGCGCGGGGCGGCGCGGATATCGTTCTGATCCATGATGCCGCCCGCCCTTTCCTGCCCGCTGCGGTGGTCGATCGTCTGCTGGCGGCGCTGGAGAGCGGGACGGGGGCCATTCCGACGCTGCCGGTCGCCGATACGCTGATACGCGACGCGAGCGGAGCCATGGGCGATGGCGTGGAGCGGGACGGACTGCATCGGGTGCAAACGCCGCAGGCTTTCCGCTTCGACGCCATCGTGGCGGCGCACCGCGCGTGGGATGCCGCGCGGGAAGCGACCGACGATGCACAGATTTTGAAAGGCTGGGGCCATGACGTCCTATTGGTGCCAGGCGATGAGAGGCTAGAGAAATTGACCTATCCGCTGGATTTTGCCCGCGCCGAAGCGCAACAGGCGACGCCGCGTTCGACGCGGGTCGGCATGGGCTATGATGTCCACCGCCTTGCGCCCAACGAAGAGCTTTGGCTGGGGGGCATATTGGTGCCGCATGATTGGGGCCTTGCCGGGCATAGCGATGCCGATGTAGCGCTCCACGCCATCGTCGATGCGATGCTGGGGGCGCTGGCGGAGGGAGATATCGGCAGCCATTTCCCGCCGTCCGATCCGCAATGGCGTGGCGCGTCGTCCGACCGCTTCCTGGCCTATGCGCGGGACCGGGTGGCGGCGCGGGATGGTGTGATCGAGCATATCGACCTGACCATCATCTGCGAAGCGCCCAAGATCGGCCCGCATCGCGACGCCATGCGCGCGCGGATCGCCGATATATTGGCCCTCCCCCTGGACCGGGTCAGCGTGAAGGCGACGACGACGGAGCGGCTGGGCTTTGCCGGGCGGCGCGAAGGCATCGCCGCACAAGCAGTTGCCACCCTGTCCGTTCCCGCGCTATCCTGA
- a CDS encoding nitrogen regulation protein NR(II) codes for MAQDGPSLSEQMTALPVATLVVKPDNSIAEANVRAETLLNMARSAIVGSDVARTIRIAEAGARFDIWHSNKPIAAYDIKVHAGRTAEMEVDLMIAPIVDHDGWRVVSLHAQSQARKIGHRGSAGGARSAMGAAAILAHEIKNPLSGIRGAAQLLEGGQGGRDAALTQLICNEVDRIAALIDRMQDFTTDRTLECQAGNIYPLIDRAAGIAAAGFAKHIKIIKHYDPSLPFANINDDALVQVMINLLKNAAEALEHVAKPRIRVETAFRHGVSVVVGDGKGSAVLPIEILVIDNGPGVPEHILDHLFNPFITGKRDGQGLGLALVDKLVRDMSGFVQYSRDVEAGESTFRILLPMGMG; via the coding sequence ATGGCCCAGGACGGGCCTTCGCTCAGCGAACAGATGACGGCGCTGCCAGTGGCGACGCTGGTGGTGAAGCCCGATAACAGCATCGCGGAAGCCAATGTGCGCGCCGAAACCCTGCTTAACATGGCGCGGTCCGCCATCGTCGGCAGCGACGTCGCGCGTACCATACGCATCGCGGAAGCGGGCGCGCGCTTCGACATCTGGCACAGCAACAAGCCGATCGCGGCCTATGATATCAAAGTTCACGCCGGCCGCACCGCCGAGATGGAGGTCGATCTGATGATCGCGCCGATCGTCGATCATGACGGCTGGCGCGTAGTGTCGCTCCATGCCCAGAGTCAGGCGCGCAAGATCGGCCATCGCGGATCGGCCGGCGGCGCGCGATCGGCCATGGGCGCGGCGGCGATCCTGGCGCATGAGATCAAGAACCCGCTGTCGGGTATCCGTGGCGCGGCGCAACTTCTGGAAGGCGGCCAGGGCGGGCGCGACGCCGCCCTGACCCAGTTGATCTGCAACGAAGTGGACCGGATAGCGGCGCTGATCGATCGGATGCAAGACTTCACCACCGATCGGACGCTGGAGTGCCAGGCCGGCAATATCTATCCGCTGATCGACCGGGCAGCGGGAATCGCAGCGGCAGGTTTTGCAAAACATATAAAGATCATAAAACATTATGATCCATCCTTGCCATTCGCCAACATCAATGACGACGCGCTGGTGCAGGTCATGATAAACCTGCTCAAGAATGCGGCGGAGGCGCTGGAGCATGTCGCCAAGCCGCGCATCCGCGTCGAAACCGCTTTCCGCCATGGCGTGTCGGTGGTGGTCGGCGACGGCAAGGGCAGCGCGGTGCTGCCGATCGAAATCCTGGTCATCGACAATGGTCCCGGTGTGCCCGAACATATTCTCGATCATCTCTTCAACCCCTTCATCACCGGCAAGCGGGACGGGCAAGGGCTGGGCCTGGCCCTGGTGGACAAGTTGGTCCGCGATATGAGCGGCTTCGTCCAATATAGCCGCGACGTGGAAGCGGGCGAATCCACCTTCCGCATCCTGCTGCCGATGGGGATGGGGTGA
- a CDS encoding sigma-54 dependent transcriptional regulator, which yields MALDILIVDDEEDIRDLVAGVLEDEGFTTRTAANSDSAIDALDARRPSLVLLDVWLQGSRMDGLELLEEIKRRDPTVPVLMISGHGNIDTAVAAIRKGAADFIEKPFEADRLLHLVSRATETERLRRENQVLRARFGQDDELTGSSASINGVRATIKKVAGTGSRVLISGPAGVGKEVAARMLHSWSGRADSPFIIVAAARMDPDRVEEELFGVEDPSGLVRPGFLEQAHGGTLYIDEIADMPITTQGKILRVLTDQSFTRVGGQRVVKVDVRVISSTALDLAGEIEERRFREDLFYRLNVVPLAIPPLSERRDDIPPLVEHYLARFAAERRVPPPEIASDAMAALQANEWPGNVRQLRNVIERTMILAPGDRIGRIELDMLPPELTNSGGGEGMGQSSIMGAPLREARESFEREYLRIQIRRFSGNISRTATFIGMERSALHRKLKLLGITEGKD from the coding sequence ATGGCGCTTGATATTCTGATAGTCGACGATGAGGAGGATATTCGCGATCTGGTCGCGGGTGTGCTCGAAGATGAAGGTTTCACCACCCGCACCGCCGCCAATAGCGACAGCGCGATCGATGCGCTCGATGCCCGTCGTCCCTCGCTCGTTCTGCTCGATGTCTGGTTGCAGGGATCGCGGATGGACGGGCTGGAACTGCTGGAAGAGATCAAGCGTCGCGATCCCACCGTGCCGGTGCTGATGATATCCGGCCATGGCAATATCGACACCGCCGTCGCCGCCATTCGCAAGGGCGCGGCCGACTTCATCGAAAAGCCGTTCGAGGCCGACCGTCTGCTCCACCTCGTGTCGCGCGCGACCGAAACGGAGCGGCTGCGGCGGGAAAATCAGGTGCTGCGCGCCCGCTTCGGCCAGGATGACGAACTGACCGGATCGTCGGCGTCGATCAACGGCGTGCGCGCCACGATCAAGAAGGTCGCCGGCACCGGCAGCCGCGTCCTCATCTCCGGCCCCGCTGGCGTCGGCAAGGAAGTCGCCGCGCGGATGCTCCACAGTTGGAGCGGCCGCGCCGATTCGCCTTTCATCATCGTCGCAGCCGCGCGGATGGACCCGGATCGCGTTGAAGAAGAACTGTTCGGCGTCGAAGACCCCAGCGGCCTCGTCCGCCCCGGTTTTCTGGAACAGGCCCATGGCGGCACGCTCTACATCGACGAAATCGCCGATATGCCGATCACGACCCAGGGCAAGATATTGCGCGTTCTGACTGACCAGAGTTTCACCCGCGTCGGTGGCCAGCGCGTGGTGAAGGTGGACGTTCGCGTCATCTCCTCGACCGCGCTCGACCTGGCGGGCGAGATCGAGGAGCGTCGCTTCCGCGAGGATCTTTTCTACCGTCTCAATGTCGTGCCGCTGGCGATCCCGCCACTGTCCGAACGGCGCGACGATATCCCGCCGCTGGTCGAACATTATCTGGCCCGCTTCGCCGCCGAACGGCGCGTACCGCCGCCGGAAATCGCCAGCGACGCCATGGCCGCGCTCCAGGCCAATGAATGGCCGGGCAATGTCCGCCAACTGCGCAATGTCATCGAACGCACGATGATCCTGGCGCCGGGCGACCGGATCGGACGGATCGAACTCGACATGTTGCCGCCCGAACTTACCAACAGCGGCGGCGGGGAGGGGATGGGCCAATCCTCCATCATGGGTGCGCCGCTGCGCGAAGCGCGCGAGAGTTTCGAGCGGGAATATCTACGCATCCAGATTCGGCGCTTCTCCGGCAACATCTCGCGGACAGCGACCTTCATCGGCATGGAGCGGTCCGCGCTGCACCGCAAACTCAAGCTGCTGGGCATCACCGAAGGCAAGGATTAG
- the dusB gene encoding tRNA dihydrouridine synthase DusB yields MRRLSPISIGPITIDMPVVLAPMTGVTDMPFRTLVRRYGCGLNVTEMIASAAMIRETRQSLQKAAWHPLEEPVSMQLAGCSPTEMADAAKLNADRGAAIIDINMGCPVKKVVNGDAGSALMRDLPLAASLIKATVEAVDVPVTVKMRMGWDHSSLNAPELAHIAEDLGAKLITVHGRTRCQMYKGSADWAFVRSVKEAVKLPVIVNGDICSVEDADMALAQSGADGVMIGRGAYGRPWLISQVMAWLTDGTRVPDPTLAEQYQAIIGHYHAMLGHYDNYTGVNMARKHIGWYTKGLPGSAEFRNSVNQEPDAKTVLDMLARFYEPLIATGLHPTELRRAA; encoded by the coding sequence ATGCGCAGGCTTTCCCCTATTTCCATCGGCCCGATCACCATCGACATGCCGGTCGTCCTTGCCCCCATGACCGGCGTAACCGACATGCCCTTCCGCACGCTGGTCCGCCGCTATGGCTGCGGCCTCAATGTGACGGAGATGATCGCGTCGGCGGCGATGATCCGCGAAACGCGCCAGTCGCTGCAAAAGGCGGCCTGGCATCCGCTGGAAGAACCGGTGTCGATGCAGCTTGCCGGCTGCTCGCCCACGGAAATGGCCGACGCCGCCAAGCTGAATGCCGATCGCGGTGCGGCGATCATCGACATCAATATGGGCTGCCCAGTGAAAAAGGTCGTCAATGGCGACGCGGGCAGCGCACTGATGCGCGACCTGCCGCTCGCCGCCTCGCTCATCAAGGCGACGGTTGAGGCGGTGGACGTGCCGGTCACGGTCAAGATGCGCATGGGCTGGGACCATAGCAGCCTCAATGCACCCGAACTTGCCCATATCGCCGAGGATCTGGGCGCCAAGCTCATCACCGTCCACGGCCGCACCCGCTGCCAGATGTATAAGGGCAGCGCCGACTGGGCCTTCGTCCGCTCGGTCAAGGAGGCGGTGAAACTGCCGGTGATCGTCAATGGCGACATCTGCTCGGTCGAGGATGCCGACATGGCGCTGGCGCAGAGCGGCGCGGATGGCGTGATGATCGGCCGCGGCGCCTATGGACGGCCCTGGCTCATCAGCCAGGTCATGGCCTGGTTGACCGACGGCACGCGCGTTCCCGACCCTACGCTGGCCGAACAATATCAAGCGATCATAGGCCATTATCACGCCATGCTCGGACATTATGACAACTATACCGGTGTCAATATGGCGCGCAAGCATATCGGCTGGTACACGAAAGGTCTGCCTGGATCGGCCGAGTTCCGCAACAGCGTCAACCAGGAACCCGATGCGAAGACGGTGCTTGATATGCTCGCCCGCTTCTATGAGCCGCTGATCGCCACGGGCCTTCACCCGACGGAATTGCGCCGGGCGGCATGA
- a CDS encoding ATP-binding protein, with amino-acid sequence MNGVTTLPRRASAWRRTLSVASRNGRLAALVEGVTLVLFLGMAGLTYHILSGSGQSYTLLTPPIVALLLVANLVPAIALLVFLGRRVAKRRASQSAIGSEGQLHVRLVAIFSIVASVPMLLVVIFASLLFQYGVQFWFSDSARGMLQNASDLARGYYEQNLREVGDETVTMSSDLRKELANSQVSSPRFAEYLLYQVVGRKLSRAAIIELGADGIVRTAATVDPENRPAADKLTPEVIRRLGGGETIVVQTRNSQIEAVTLLYPKSKIYLYAARNADSSSFSNVARAQKVLSDYDLFAAQSRALQLRFNIALFVGSLLLVGIAVYIALAVADWMVRPVNELVTAARRITAGDLSARVTSPQARDEIGTLAAAFNRMTQRLEAQTGALVAANSQLDERRAFIEAILSGVSAGVLSVDFKGVVQLLNSSAAAILVDEGGDDPVGRSLVDLSPELAEFVASDEGAGIVQVRAHGDLRTLAVKLSQDASRHILTFDDITQQLSDQRRAAWSDVARRIAHEIKNPLTPIQLAAERLQRRYAQEITSDRPTFTRLTGTIVRQVGDLRRIVDEFSSFARMPKPVFRREAVGDIARHALFLHEVAHPDIEFDYQTDDPDMELVCDRRQLGQALTNIVKNAVEAIEQKPVLEDGGRRGHVRMRVAHRPDGDIVITVVDDGIGLPPERDRILEPYMTTRSKGTGLGLAIVKKIIEEHLGEIRFDDAPGGGACVTLRFAAGALEKLEDGQVIALPKGKVTANGA; translated from the coding sequence ATGAACGGCGTGACCACACTCCCCAGGCGGGCATCGGCATGGCGGAGGACGCTTTCGGTAGCCTCGCGCAATGGTCGGCTTGCGGCGCTGGTCGAAGGGGTGACGCTGGTCCTGTTCCTGGGCATGGCGGGGCTGACCTATCATATACTGTCGGGTAGCGGCCAATCCTACACGCTGCTGACCCCACCGATCGTCGCCCTGCTGCTGGTGGCCAATCTGGTCCCGGCGATCGCCCTGCTGGTATTCCTGGGCCGGCGAGTCGCCAAACGACGCGCTTCGCAATCGGCGATCGGCAGCGAGGGGCAATTGCACGTCCGGCTGGTCGCCATCTTCTCGATCGTCGCCAGTGTGCCGATGCTGCTGGTGGTGATCTTCGCGTCGCTGCTGTTCCAATATGGTGTGCAATTTTGGTTTTCCGACAGTGCGCGCGGCATGTTGCAAAACGCCAGCGACCTGGCGCGCGGCTATTATGAGCAGAATTTGCGCGAAGTGGGCGACGAAACCGTCACCATGTCAAGCGATCTGCGCAAGGAACTGGCGAATTCCCAGGTCAGCAGCCCACGCTTCGCCGAATATCTTCTGTATCAGGTGGTCGGCCGCAAGCTGAGCCGCGCGGCGATCATCGAGCTGGGGGCGGACGGCATCGTGCGCACTGCCGCCACGGTCGATCCCGAAAACCGCCCCGCGGCCGACAAGCTGACCCCCGAAGTCATCCGGCGGCTGGGCGGGGGGGAGACGATCGTCGTCCAGACCCGCAACAGCCAGATCGAAGCGGTCACGCTTCTCTACCCCAAGTCCAAAATCTATCTCTACGCCGCCCGCAACGCGGACAGCTCGTCCTTCTCCAATGTGGCGCGGGCGCAGAAAGTATTGTCGGACTATGATCTGTTCGCGGCGCAATCGCGCGCGCTCCAGCTGCGTTTCAATATCGCGCTGTTCGTGGGATCGCTGCTGCTGGTGGGCATCGCCGTCTATATCGCGCTGGCCGTCGCCGACTGGATGGTGCGCCCTGTGAACGAACTGGTGACCGCCGCCCGGCGCATCACCGCGGGCGATCTGTCAGCCCGCGTCACCAGTCCGCAGGCGCGCGACGAGATCGGCACGCTCGCCGCCGCCTTCAACCGCATGACCCAGCGGCTGGAGGCGCAGACCGGCGCGCTGGTCGCGGCCAACAGCCAACTGGACGAACGGCGCGCCTTTATCGAAGCGATCCTGTCGGGCGTCAGCGCCGGCGTGCTGTCAGTCGATTTCAAGGGCGTCGTGCAACTGCTCAACAGCTCGGCCGCTGCGATTCTGGTCGATGAAGGCGGCGACGATCCGGTCGGTCGTTCCTTGGTCGACCTGTCGCCCGAACTGGCCGAATTCGTTGCGTCGGACGAAGGCGCGGGTATCGTCCAGGTACGCGCCCATGGCGATTTGCGCACGCTGGCGGTGAAGCTATCGCAGGATGCCTCACGCCATATCCTGACCTTCGACGACATCACCCAGCAATTGTCCGATCAGCGACGGGCCGCCTGGTCCGACGTCGCACGGCGCATCGCGCATGAGATCAAGAATCCGCTGACCCCGATCCAGCTCGCCGCGGAACGGCTGCAACGCCGCTATGCGCAGGAAATCACCAGCGACCGGCCGACCTTCACCCGCCTGACCGGCACGATCGTCCGGCAGGTTGGCGATCTGCGCCGCATCGTCGATGAATTTTCCTCTTTCGCCCGTATGCCCAAGCCGGTGTTCCGGCGCGAAGCAGTGGGCGATATCGCCCGCCACGCGCTGTTCCTGCACGAAGTCGCGCACCCCGACATTGAATTCGACTATCAGACGGACGACCCCGACATGGAATTGGTCTGCGATCGGCGCCAATTAGGGCAGGCGTTGACGAATATCGTGAAAAATGCCGTGGAAGCGATTGAACAGAAACCTGTTCTGGAGGATGGGGGGCGCCGTGGCCATGTTCGCATGCGTGTGGCGCATAGACCGGACGGGGACATCGTCATCACCGTGGTGGACGACGGCATCGGACTGCCGCCCGAACGGGACCGCATATTGGAACCCTATATGACCACGCGGTCCAAGGGGACGGGTCTTGGGCTGGCCATCGTCAAGAAGATTATCGAGGAGCATCTGGGGGAAATCCGCTTCGACGATGCACCGGGGGGCGGGGCGTGCGTAACCCTGCGCTTCGCCGCGGGGGCGCTGGAAAAACTGGAAGACGGGCAGGTAATCGCCCTGCCAAAAGGAAAAGTGACGGCCAATGGCGCTTGA
- a CDS encoding type II toxin-antitoxin system RatA family toxin has protein sequence MPKHEETRHLPYTPTQMFDLVSNVEAYPEFLPWISAIRVRSDSDTEMVADMIVGFKGVKESFTSRVIKHRPDHVRVDYLDGPLKHLHNEWRFRDDGQGGVMVDFEVEFEFKNRLFEMLAGQFFDKALRKMIGGFETRAAALYGAGASGNSSSSAHNAA, from the coding sequence ATGCCCAAGCATGAAGAAACGCGTCACCTTCCCTATACGCCGACGCAGATGTTCGACCTGGTGTCGAATGTAGAGGCCTATCCGGAATTTCTGCCCTGGATCAGCGCCATTCGTGTGCGGTCCGATAGTGATACGGAGATGGTCGCCGACATGATCGTCGGCTTCAAGGGGGTGAAGGAGAGTTTCACCTCCCGCGTCATCAAGCATCGACCTGATCATGTTCGGGTCGATTATCTCGACGGACCGCTCAAGCATTTGCACAATGAATGGCGCTTTCGGGATGACGGGCAGGGTGGGGTGATGGTCGATTTCGAAGTCGAGTTCGAATTTAAGAACCGGCTGTTCGAAATGCTGGCCGGCCAGTTTTTCGACAAGGCGCTGCGCAAGATGATCGGCGGGTTCGAAACCCGCGCGGCTGCGCTTTACGGGGCGGGCGCGTCCGGCAACAGCAGTTCCAGCGCGCACAACGCCGCCTGA